A genomic segment from Microbacterium sp. SORGH_AS_0428 encodes:
- a CDS encoding sigma-70 family RNA polymerase sigma factor has translation MDDTSSAVDTRSQFEEQALPFMDQLYAAAMRMTRNPSDAADLVQETFVKAFSSWATFTQGTNLKAWLYRILTNTYINVYRKKQREPYQGAIDDLEDWQLGGAESTTATSTRSAEAEAIDHMPASIVKEALQSIPEDFRLAVYLADVEGFAYQEIADIMKTPIGTVMSRLHRGRRMLRDLLADYAKERGIAPSAPRSKK, from the coding sequence ATGGACGACACTAGCTCTGCCGTGGACACCCGCTCTCAGTTCGAGGAGCAGGCGCTGCCGTTCATGGACCAGCTGTACGCGGCGGCGATGCGCATGACGCGCAACCCCTCGGACGCAGCCGATCTCGTGCAGGAGACCTTCGTCAAGGCGTTCTCCTCGTGGGCGACGTTCACGCAGGGTACGAACCTCAAGGCGTGGCTGTACCGCATCCTCACGAACACGTACATCAACGTGTATCGCAAGAAGCAGCGCGAGCCCTATCAGGGCGCCATCGACGATCTCGAGGACTGGCAGCTCGGCGGCGCAGAGTCGACCACCGCCACCAGCACCCGTTCGGCCGAGGCGGAGGCGATCGATCATATGCCTGCGTCGATCGTCAAAGAGGCGCTGCAATCGATCCCCGAGGACTTCCGACTGGCGGTGTACCTCGCCGACGTCGAAGGTTTCGCCTACCAGGAGATCGCCGACATCATGAAGACCCCTATCGGCACGGTCATGAGCCGCCTGCACCGAGGCCGGCGCATGCTTCGTGACCTGCTCGCCGACTACGCGAAGGAACGGGGCATCGCCCCGTCAGCACCCAGGAGCAAGAAATGA
- a CDS encoding alpha/beta hydrolase-fold protein, translated as MIQWLLTLELINSPLRWVVWSVAAVCALVVLIVPPRRIRRLLITAAAGAVIGYAGAHLLEAWDVFQGPLPVHAALWMSAGVATVAMGAVGVLVRPWWRRAVAALLIVTGVIGMGVSVNAAYGLTGNLAAILGIQALDSAPLPGTSAASGDAATLYQTWTPPAGMPSKGRVSALSGDQKIPATGFQARDAALYLPPAALVPDPPRLPLLVFMMGQPGTPDPTVLAKSLDAFAAAHNGLAPIAIVADQLGSVDVDPACADSTKYGKVSTYLNVDVPAYARAHLNIVDDPAYWVIGGYSNGGACALTYGAQFPQTWGNIMDISGNEYPGSEHIDQTVKEVFGGDRAAFDAASPAALLAAHPGQYAGHEAVFTHGEQDAQFGPGQVANAARAHAAGFAVLTQTIPGEGHTGPVLQKGLDYAIGALAPRLGLEAPAAG; from the coding sequence ATGATCCAGTGGCTGCTGACTCTCGAGCTCATCAACAGTCCGCTGCGATGGGTGGTCTGGTCGGTCGCCGCCGTGTGCGCGCTCGTCGTCCTCATCGTGCCGCCGCGCCGCATCCGCCGTCTGCTGATCACCGCCGCGGCGGGCGCCGTCATCGGCTACGCCGGCGCCCATCTGCTGGAGGCATGGGACGTCTTCCAGGGGCCGCTTCCGGTGCATGCCGCCCTCTGGATGTCGGCGGGTGTCGCGACCGTCGCCATGGGCGCGGTGGGGGTGCTCGTCCGTCCGTGGTGGCGTCGCGCGGTGGCCGCGTTGCTGATCGTCACCGGCGTGATCGGGATGGGGGTGAGCGTCAATGCCGCCTACGGACTCACCGGAAATCTCGCCGCGATCCTCGGCATACAGGCATTGGACAGTGCTCCGCTGCCGGGGACGTCTGCCGCATCGGGGGACGCAGCGACCCTCTACCAGACATGGACACCGCCGGCGGGCATGCCCTCGAAAGGCCGAGTGAGTGCGCTGTCGGGGGATCAGAAGATCCCGGCCACAGGCTTCCAGGCGCGAGACGCGGCGCTGTACCTGCCGCCCGCAGCTCTGGTGCCGGACCCGCCACGTCTGCCGCTGCTGGTGTTCATGATGGGCCAGCCCGGCACCCCCGATCCGACGGTGCTGGCCAAGAGCCTCGACGCCTTCGCGGCTGCCCACAACGGCCTCGCTCCGATCGCGATCGTCGCCGATCAGCTCGGCTCGGTCGATGTCGACCCCGCGTGCGCGGATTCCACGAAGTACGGGAAGGTCTCCACGTATCTCAACGTCGATGTCCCCGCGTACGCGCGGGCGCATCTGAACATCGTCGACGACCCCGCCTACTGGGTCATCGGCGGCTACTCGAACGGGGGAGCCTGCGCTCTCACATACGGTGCCCAGTTCCCGCAGACCTGGGGCAACATCATGGACATCTCCGGCAACGAGTACCCCGGCTCCGAACACATCGATCAGACGGTCAAAGAGGTCTTCGGAGGAGATCGTGCAGCCTTCGACGCGGCGAGTCCGGCTGCGCTGCTCGCCGCGCATCCCGGGCAGTACGCGGGGCATGAGGCCGTCTTCACGCACGGTGAGCAGGACGCGCAGTTCGGCCCGGGTCAGGTCGCGAACGCCGCGCGTGCACACGCGGCCGGATTCGCGGTGCTCACGCAGACCATCCCGGGGGAAGGGCACACCGGACCCGTTCTCCAGAAGGGGCTGGACTATGCGATCGGCGCGCTCGCGCCCCGCCTCGGCCTGGAGGCACCCGCCGCGGGGTGA
- the aroA gene encoding 3-phosphoshikimate 1-carboxyvinyltransferase gives MSDERYSPDLAGWAAPSASAAVRAIVHVPGSKSLTNRELVLAALADGPGILRAPLHSDDSARMLDALAALGVGIERLEGSGPFGDDLRITPATTAPADVVVDCGQAGTVMRFVTPMAGFARGDVTVTAHESALHRPMGEMIRTLREVGVDIDDAGTWSLPFLVRGRGHVRGGEVTIDASASSQFVSGLLLSAARFDVGLHLRHEGARLPSIPHIDMTVESLAHRGVHVERPAPGEWIVPPGPIRAKDIAIEPDLSNAAPFLAAALITGGEVTVGGWPAHSTQPGAQLPELLAAFGARSSRRHGSLTITGGDAITGVDLDLSPVGELAPTLVGLALLADAPSTFVGIGHLRGHETDRLAALVHNVRALGGEAEELEDGIRVVPRPLSGGMWRAFHDHRMATTGAVVGLAVPGVVVDDIGTTAKTMPEFPELWDRMLAGTESAG, from the coding sequence ATGAGCGACGAGCGCTATTCCCCCGATCTCGCCGGCTGGGCCGCACCGAGCGCGTCTGCGGCGGTGCGGGCGATCGTCCATGTGCCCGGCTCCAAGTCGCTGACCAACCGCGAACTGGTCCTCGCAGCCCTGGCCGACGGCCCCGGCATCCTGCGCGCACCGCTGCACTCCGACGACTCGGCGCGGATGCTCGACGCCCTCGCGGCCCTTGGTGTGGGCATCGAGCGACTCGAGGGGTCGGGCCCCTTCGGCGACGACCTGAGGATCACGCCCGCCACCACCGCTCCCGCCGACGTCGTGGTCGACTGCGGCCAGGCAGGCACCGTCATGCGCTTCGTGACCCCGATGGCCGGCTTCGCGCGGGGCGACGTGACCGTGACCGCCCATGAGAGCGCGCTGCACCGTCCGATGGGCGAGATGATCCGAACGCTGCGCGAGGTCGGCGTCGACATCGATGACGCCGGCACATGGTCCCTTCCCTTCCTGGTCCGCGGGCGCGGGCATGTGCGCGGCGGCGAGGTGACGATCGATGCGAGCGCGTCGAGCCAGTTCGTCTCCGGCCTCCTGCTGTCGGCGGCACGCTTCGACGTGGGGCTCCACCTGCGCCACGAGGGGGCGCGTCTGCCCTCGATCCCCCACATCGACATGACCGTGGAGTCGCTCGCGCACCGCGGCGTGCACGTGGAGCGCCCGGCACCGGGCGAGTGGATCGTCCCTCCCGGACCGATCCGCGCGAAGGACATCGCGATCGAACCCGACCTCTCCAACGCGGCTCCGTTCCTCGCGGCCGCACTGATCACCGGCGGCGAGGTCACTGTCGGCGGATGGCCCGCGCATTCGACGCAGCCGGGCGCTCAGCTGCCCGAGCTGCTGGCAGCGTTCGGCGCACGGAGCAGTCGCCGTCACGGCAGCCTGACGATCACCGGCGGCGATGCCATCACTGGCGTCGACCTCGATCTCTCGCCGGTGGGAGAGCTCGCCCCCACGTTGGTCGGACTCGCACTCCTGGCGGATGCGCCCTCCACCTTCGTCGGCATCGGTCACCTGCGCGGCCACGAGACCGATCGCCTGGCTGCGCTCGTCCACAACGTCCGCGCTCTGGGCGGCGAGGCGGAGGAGCTCGAAGACGGCATCCGCGTCGTCCCCCGCCCCCTCTCCGGAGGGATGTGGCGCGCGTTCCATGATCACCGGATGGCCACCACCGGCGCGGTGGTCGGACTGGCCGTGCCGGGCGTCGTCGTGGACGACATCGGCACGACGGCGAAGACCATGCCGGAGTTTCCCGAGCTGTGGGACCGCATGCTCGCGGGCACGGAGTCCGCCGGGTGA
- a CDS encoding multifunctional oxoglutarate decarboxylase/oxoglutarate dehydrogenase thiamine pyrophosphate-binding subunit/dihydrolipoyllysine-residue succinyltransferase subunit has translation MSSQVTGVGVSNEGEFGANEWLVEELYEQFLVDRNSVDKSWWPVLEAYHSQAGSGGAPTAAPAASEPHPVTAPIPVIGSQPVARTTGKPAKPQPIPAQAPKAQPSDPAGEVQEDVVTTLKGMTKTLAANMDESLTVPTATSVRTVPAKLMIDNRIVINNHMARTRGGKVSFTHLIGWALIQALKEFPSQNVFYAEVDGKPSVVAPAHINLGIAIDLPKPDGTRALMVPSIKRAESLTFNEFLASYEDLVKRARTNKLTAADFQGTTLSLTNPGGIGTVHSVPRLMKGQGCIIGAGALEYPAEFQGSSEKTLVELGIGKTITLTSTYDHRVIQGAGSGEFLKKVHELLIGQRDFYEGIFAALRIPYAPIRWGSDINVDLAERIDKGARVQELINSFRVRGHLMADIDPLEYVQRTHPDLEIESHGLTFWDLDREFIVGGFGGKRQMKLRDILGVLRDSYCRTLGIEYMHIQDPVQRKWFQDNVEVKYQKPGHDEQLRILSKLNQAEAFETFLQTKYVGQKRFSLEGSESVIPLLDEILQGAASAGLDGAAIGMAHRGRLNVLTNVAGKTYGQVFREFEGTSLPGNKRGSGDVKYHLGTEGTFQSDAGTELPVILAANPSHLETVDGVLEGIVRAKQDRKPIGTFAWLPILVHGDAAFAGQGVVVETLQMSQLRGYRTGGTVHVVINNQLGFTTLPVDGRTSVYATDVAKTIQAPILHVNGDDPEAVVRAAELAFRYRQEFHRDIVIDLVSYRRRGHNEGDDPSMTQPLMTNLVEAKRSVRRLYTESLVGRGDITEEEYEQAKRDFQDRLEVAFAQTHEAETGTHPVVAESVEVERAVGEPETTGVSTDVVQLIGDAFVNKPDGFTVHAKLQQLLDKRHTMSRSGGIDWAFGELLAFGSLLVEGTPVRLAGQDSRRGTFVQRHAVFHDRNNGQEWLPLTNLSDGQGRFFVYDSLLSEYAAVAFEYGYSVERPEALVLWEAQFGDFANGAQTVIDTYLSSADQKWGQQSSVVLLLPHGYEGAGPDHSSARIERFLQMCAQENMTVARPSTPASYFHLLRRQAYAQPRRPLVVFTPKAMLRLRDAVSPVEAFTQGKFEPVLDDERGIDKNAVTRVLLHAGKIHWDLRSELDKNPDDRVALVRLEQYYPAPIDELNAVIDSYPNAELVWVQEEPENQGAWPFIALEVVKHLHDRTIRVVSRAASASPAAGSAKMHQIEQAELLRRALTF, from the coding sequence GTGTCGAGCCAGGTGACGGGCGTCGGAGTATCGAACGAAGGAGAGTTCGGAGCCAATGAGTGGCTCGTCGAGGAACTCTACGAACAGTTCCTTGTCGACCGTAACTCGGTCGACAAGTCCTGGTGGCCGGTCCTGGAGGCCTACCACTCCCAGGCCGGATCGGGCGGCGCCCCCACGGCCGCGCCCGCCGCATCCGAGCCCCACCCGGTGACCGCGCCCATCCCCGTGATCGGCTCGCAGCCGGTGGCACGTACGACCGGCAAGCCGGCCAAGCCGCAGCCGATTCCGGCGCAGGCCCCCAAGGCCCAGCCCTCCGACCCCGCCGGCGAGGTGCAGGAGGACGTCGTCACGACGCTCAAGGGGATGACGAAGACCCTCGCCGCCAACATGGACGAGTCGCTGACGGTGCCCACCGCGACGAGCGTTCGCACCGTGCCGGCGAAGCTGATGATCGACAACCGCATCGTCATCAACAACCACATGGCGCGAACCCGCGGCGGCAAGGTGAGCTTCACGCACCTGATCGGGTGGGCGCTCATCCAGGCGCTCAAGGAGTTCCCGAGCCAGAACGTCTTCTACGCAGAGGTCGACGGCAAGCCCTCGGTCGTCGCTCCCGCCCACATCAACCTGGGCATCGCGATCGATCTCCCCAAGCCCGACGGCACGCGCGCGCTCATGGTGCCGAGCATCAAGCGCGCGGAGTCGCTGACGTTCAACGAGTTCCTCGCCTCCTACGAAGACCTCGTCAAGCGCGCCCGCACCAACAAGCTGACCGCGGCCGACTTCCAGGGGACGACGCTCTCGCTCACCAACCCCGGCGGCATCGGCACCGTGCACTCCGTGCCCCGCCTCATGAAGGGTCAGGGCTGCATCATCGGCGCGGGCGCCCTCGAGTACCCCGCCGAGTTCCAGGGCTCGAGCGAGAAGACGCTCGTCGAGCTCGGCATCGGAAAGACGATCACGCTGACGAGCACCTACGACCACCGTGTGATCCAGGGCGCCGGCTCCGGCGAGTTCCTCAAGAAGGTCCACGAGCTGCTGATCGGGCAGCGCGACTTCTACGAGGGCATCTTCGCGGCGCTGCGCATCCCGTACGCCCCCATCCGCTGGGGCAGCGACATCAACGTCGACCTCGCGGAGCGCATCGACAAGGGCGCGCGCGTCCAGGAACTCATCAACTCCTTCCGCGTCCGCGGGCACCTGATGGCAGACATCGATCCGCTCGAGTACGTGCAGCGCACGCACCCGGATCTCGAGATCGAAAGCCACGGGCTCACCTTCTGGGACCTCGACCGCGAGTTCATCGTTGGCGGCTTCGGCGGCAAACGACAGATGAAGCTCCGCGACATCCTGGGCGTGCTGCGCGACTCCTACTGCCGCACCCTCGGCATCGAGTACATGCACATCCAGGACCCGGTGCAGCGCAAGTGGTTCCAGGACAACGTCGAGGTCAAGTACCAGAAGCCCGGCCACGACGAGCAGCTGCGCATCCTCTCCAAGCTCAACCAGGCCGAGGCCTTCGAGACGTTCCTGCAGACCAAGTACGTCGGCCAGAAGCGCTTCAGCCTCGAGGGAAGCGAATCGGTCATCCCGCTTCTCGACGAGATCCTGCAGGGTGCGGCCTCGGCGGGCCTCGACGGCGCCGCCATCGGCATGGCACACCGCGGACGCCTGAATGTGCTGACCAACGTCGCCGGAAAGACCTACGGCCAGGTCTTCCGCGAGTTCGAGGGCACCAGCCTCCCCGGCAACAAGCGCGGCTCGGGCGACGTGAAGTACCACCTCGGCACCGAGGGCACGTTCCAGTCGGATGCGGGCACGGAGCTCCCGGTGATCCTCGCCGCCAACCCCTCCCACCTCGAGACCGTCGACGGCGTGCTCGAGGGCATCGTGCGCGCCAAGCAGGACCGCAAGCCGATCGGCACCTTCGCGTGGCTGCCGATCCTCGTCCACGGCGACGCGGCCTTCGCGGGCCAGGGCGTGGTCGTGGAGACGCTGCAGATGTCCCAGCTGCGCGGATACCGCACCGGTGGCACGGTGCACGTCGTCATCAACAACCAGCTCGGCTTCACGACGCTGCCCGTGGACGGGCGCACCTCGGTCTACGCGACGGATGTGGCCAAGACCATCCAGGCCCCCATCCTCCACGTGAACGGTGACGATCCCGAGGCCGTCGTGCGTGCGGCCGAGCTCGCCTTCCGGTACCGCCAGGAGTTCCACCGCGACATCGTCATCGACCTGGTCAGCTACCGCCGCCGCGGTCACAACGAGGGCGACGACCCGTCGATGACGCAGCCGCTCATGACGAACCTCGTCGAGGCGAAGCGCTCGGTCCGCCGCCTCTACACGGAGTCGCTCGTCGGTCGCGGCGACATCACCGAGGAGGAGTACGAGCAGGCCAAGCGCGACTTCCAGGACCGCCTCGAGGTGGCCTTCGCCCAGACGCACGAGGCCGAGACGGGGACCCATCCGGTCGTCGCTGAGAGCGTCGAGGTCGAGCGGGCCGTCGGCGAGCCGGAGACGACCGGTGTGTCGACCGACGTCGTCCAGCTGATCGGCGACGCCTTCGTGAACAAGCCCGACGGCTTCACCGTGCACGCCAAGCTGCAGCAGTTGCTCGACAAGCGGCACACCATGAGCCGTTCGGGCGGTATCGACTGGGCGTTCGGGGAGCTGCTCGCGTTCGGCTCGCTCCTCGTCGAGGGCACGCCGGTGCGCCTGGCGGGCCAGGACTCCCGCCGCGGCACGTTCGTGCAGCGCCACGCCGTCTTCCACGACCGCAACAACGGCCAGGAGTGGCTGCCGCTGACGAATCTCAGCGACGGTCAGGGACGCTTCTTCGTCTACGACTCGCTGCTCAGCGAGTACGCGGCCGTCGCGTTCGAGTACGGCTACTCGGTGGAGCGCCCTGAAGCGCTGGTGCTGTGGGAGGCGCAGTTCGGCGACTTCGCCAACGGAGCCCAGACCGTGATCGACACCTACCTCTCGTCGGCCGACCAGAAGTGGGGCCAGCAGTCGAGCGTCGTGCTGCTGCTCCCTCACGGATACGAAGGCGCCGGCCCCGACCACTCCTCCGCCCGCATCGAGCGCTTCCTGCAGATGTGCGCGCAGGAGAACATGACCGTCGCGCGTCCCTCGACGCCCGCCTCCTACTTCCACCTGCTGCGCCGACAGGCCTACGCCCAGCCGCGCCGTCCGCTCGTCGTGTTCACCCCGAAGGCGATGCTGCGTCTGCGCGACGCCGTCAGCCCCGTCGAGGCATTCACGCAGGGCAAGTTCGAGCCGGTGCTGGACGACGAGCGCGGCATCGACAAGAACGCCGTCACGCGGGTGCTGCTGCACGCCGGCAAGATCCACTGGGATCTGCGCTCGGAGCTCGACAAGAACCCCGACGACCGTGTGGCTCTGGTGCGTCTCGAGCAGTACTACCCCGCGCCGATCGACGAGCTGAACGCCGTGATCGACAGCTACCCGAACGCGGAGCTCGTGTGGGTCCAGGAGGAGCCAGAGAACCAGGGCGCGTGGCCGTTCATCGCCCTCGAGGTCGTCAAGCACCTGCACGACCGCACGATCCGTGTCGTCTCGCGCGCCGCATCCGCCTCCCCGGCGGCCGGTTCCGCGAAGATGCACCAGATCGAGCAGGCCGAACTCCTGCGCCGCGCTCTCACCTTCTGA
- a CDS encoding zf-HC2 domain-containing protein — translation MTDCGCEKARRDLEEYLRNEMCHVEHSDIREHLETCAECRDEALVATTLTEVVARACKETAPDKLRDQVLERLRAAQATHH, via the coding sequence ATGACCGACTGCGGCTGCGAGAAGGCTCGGCGCGATCTCGAGGAGTACCTCCGCAACGAGATGTGCCACGTCGAGCACAGCGATATCCGCGAGCACCTCGAGACGTGCGCGGAGTGCCGCGACGAGGCGCTCGTCGCGACCACGCTCACCGAGGTCGTCGCGCGTGCGTGCAAAGAGACGGCCCCCGACAAGCTCCGCGACCAGGTTCTCGAGCGGCTCCGCGCCGCACAGGCGACTCATCACTGA
- a CDS encoding DUF2156 domain-containing protein produces MSQADSSRTRRHVITSAQVRRYAAHHPVSLGLAALILTASVATGSLWGADATAWGSGAAALADGRWWSVVTALVVPDSTVEVFLSILLALTAFAYAESLLGHLRSAIVFLCGGVLSILLGALAHAVLWGFDELRPLESNDPVLDPSMGIFAGVLAASALSSALWRRRIRLVALATVVMFALYAGDADSWYRLIAALLGLVAGSLMARRMPRLDWHRSSSREVRALMAVLVAITGLGPLAAVIAGGGRGPFSLVASSFLAFDEHLVQRCEVSYRPVCDHEFALVLTRGVGPVLLALVPLVLLIVAALGLRRGRRAGLVLAVCVQGVLAVLALYALLSGELAIEPWADGSGLEYLLWGIASIGVPVASASALIVVRRRFPVRATRHAARTFAATVLIAFLACGAVFVASETLLRQSFDVTPTLTDIVVESWRRFVPPAFLQGIGQPPFPRHGAALWIYQWVGVVFWAIVVLALVRLYRSVRRPEDADARLYRDLLRRGGGTLSFLGTWRGTSYWYSVDRTCAVAYRLVGDVALAVGDPLAPSGEQERAIRGFVDFCGESGWTAAFYSIHDDALPVFDDMGWKYVSVGEETVLDASEVTLEGKQWQKVRQPVTRAEREGMTAVWTRWADLSAAERSQIREIDEQWVADKALPEMGFTLGTLDEIMDPDVALLLAVDDAGRIQVVTSWMPSWRGGARTGWTLDFMRRRADGPNGLMEFAIARAAQQAAADGVAELSLSGAPMAVKPDAEAPGDTTILSGVLGWLAQTLEPAYGFDSLFRFKRKFHPRYRTIWLAYGDPVDLPRIGTAIGRAYLPDATVRDVLALLRSARGGDR; encoded by the coding sequence GTGTCACAGGCGGACTCGTCGCGCACCCGGCGCCACGTGATCACATCGGCGCAGGTGCGTCGATACGCGGCGCACCATCCTGTCAGCCTCGGCCTCGCGGCTCTCATCCTCACCGCCTCCGTCGCCACCGGTTCGCTGTGGGGCGCGGACGCGACGGCATGGGGCAGCGGCGCTGCGGCGCTCGCCGACGGCAGATGGTGGTCCGTCGTGACCGCTCTGGTCGTGCCCGACTCGACGGTCGAAGTCTTCCTGAGCATTCTTCTGGCGCTGACGGCGTTCGCGTACGCGGAGTCGTTGCTGGGGCATCTCCGGTCCGCGATCGTGTTCCTGTGCGGCGGAGTCCTCTCGATCCTTCTCGGCGCGCTCGCGCACGCCGTGCTATGGGGATTCGACGAGCTTCGGCCCCTGGAGTCCAACGACCCCGTGCTGGATCCGTCGATGGGGATCTTCGCGGGCGTGCTGGCCGCATCCGCTCTCTCTTCCGCTCTCTGGCGGCGTCGGATCAGGCTCGTCGCGCTCGCCACCGTCGTCATGTTCGCCCTGTACGCGGGCGATGCCGACTCCTGGTACCGGCTGATCGCCGCCCTGCTGGGACTCGTCGCGGGGTCACTCATGGCGCGGCGGATGCCCCGGTTGGACTGGCACCGATCTTCCTCGCGCGAGGTGCGCGCTCTGATGGCGGTGCTCGTCGCGATCACCGGTCTCGGGCCGCTCGCCGCGGTGATCGCGGGCGGCGGTCGGGGTCCGTTCTCCCTGGTGGCCTCGTCCTTCCTCGCCTTCGACGAGCATCTCGTCCAGCGGTGCGAGGTGAGCTACCGACCCGTGTGCGATCACGAGTTCGCGCTCGTGCTCACGCGCGGCGTCGGACCCGTGCTCCTCGCCCTCGTGCCGCTGGTGCTGCTGATCGTGGCCGCACTGGGTCTTCGACGCGGACGCCGCGCCGGCCTCGTGCTGGCGGTCTGCGTCCAGGGCGTGCTGGCCGTCCTCGCCCTCTACGCGCTGCTCAGCGGAGAGCTCGCCATCGAGCCCTGGGCGGACGGGTCGGGACTCGAGTACCTGCTGTGGGGCATCGCCTCGATCGGCGTACCCGTCGCGAGCGCCTCGGCGCTGATCGTGGTGCGGCGACGGTTCCCCGTTCGCGCGACCCGTCATGCGGCCCGAACCTTCGCGGCGACGGTGCTGATCGCCTTCCTCGCCTGCGGTGCCGTCTTCGTGGCGAGTGAGACGCTGCTGCGGCAGTCGTTCGACGTGACCCCGACGCTCACGGACATCGTCGTCGAGTCATGGCGCCGGTTCGTGCCTCCTGCCTTCCTGCAGGGCATCGGCCAGCCGCCGTTCCCGCGTCACGGCGCAGCCCTCTGGATCTACCAGTGGGTCGGCGTCGTCTTCTGGGCGATCGTCGTCCTCGCTCTCGTGCGCCTCTACCGCAGCGTCCGTCGTCCCGAGGATGCGGATGCGCGCCTGTACCGCGATCTGCTGCGTCGGGGCGGCGGGACCCTCTCGTTCCTCGGGACCTGGCGCGGCACCAGCTACTGGTACAGCGTCGACCGCACCTGCGCCGTCGCGTACCGCCTCGTGGGCGATGTCGCTCTCGCGGTCGGTGACCCGCTCGCGCCGAGTGGAGAGCAGGAGCGCGCCATCAGGGGCTTCGTCGACTTCTGCGGCGAGTCGGGGTGGACGGCGGCCTTCTACAGCATCCACGACGACGCTCTGCCGGTCTTCGATGACATGGGATGGAAGTACGTCTCCGTGGGCGAGGAGACGGTGCTGGACGCCTCCGAGGTCACTCTCGAGGGCAAGCAGTGGCAGAAGGTGCGCCAGCCGGTGACCCGCGCAGAACGCGAAGGCATGACGGCGGTCTGGACGCGGTGGGCGGATCTCAGCGCCGCCGAGCGTTCGCAGATCCGCGAGATCGACGAGCAGTGGGTCGCCGACAAGGCGCTGCCCGAGATGGGATTCACCCTGGGCACGCTGGACGAGATCATGGATCCGGACGTGGCGCTGCTGCTCGCGGTCGACGACGCCGGCCGCATCCAGGTCGTGACGAGCTGGATGCCCTCCTGGCGCGGCGGGGCGCGCACCGGATGGACGCTCGACTTCATGCGGCGTCGGGCCGACGGGCCCAACGGACTGATGGAGTTCGCGATCGCTCGCGCAGCGCAGCAGGCGGCCGCAGACGGGGTGGCGGAGCTCAGCCTCTCCGGGGCTCCGATGGCGGTGAAGCCCGATGCCGAAGCGCCCGGCGACACGACGATCCTCTCGGGGGTGCTGGGCTGGTTGGCGCAGACCCTCGAGCCGGCCTACGGCTTCGACTCGCTCTTCCGTTTCAAGCGGAAGTTCCACCCTCGGTATCGCACGATCTGGCTGGCGTACGGTGACCCGGTCGATCTCCCGCGGATCGGCACCGCCATCGGTCGCGCCTACCTGCCCGACGCTACTGTGCGTGATGTGCTGGCGCTGCTGCGCAGCGCTCGAGGAGGAGACAGATGA
- the rsgA gene encoding ribosome small subunit-dependent GTPase A, protein MSWLPPDDDEDDLAYDESAFRARPNPKANKPRTKRRPAHADARIARVLGVDRGRYQVLVDEDEPTEREIVATRARELRRTPIVTGDRARVVGDVSGTEGTLSRIVGIEDRTTLLRRSADDTDQVERVVVANADQMLVVVAAADPEPRARLVDRYLIAALDAGIRPLLVVTKTDLADPAPFLSHFDGIDIEVFTSARGEMPVERIGAALIGHSTVFVGHSGVGKSTLVNALVPGAGRATGHVNEVTGRGRHTSSSTVSLRYRGDGGSGWVIDTPGVRSFGLGHVDPANILRAFTDLATIAEDCPRGCTHLPDAPDCAIIAAVAEGRLGPSGAARLDSLQRLLTTFGGR, encoded by the coding sequence GTGAGCTGGCTGCCGCCGGACGACGACGAGGACGACCTCGCCTACGACGAGTCCGCCTTCCGGGCGCGCCCGAACCCCAAAGCGAACAAGCCGCGCACCAAGCGCAGGCCGGCCCATGCCGACGCGCGCATCGCACGCGTCCTCGGCGTGGACCGCGGGCGCTACCAGGTGCTCGTGGACGAAGACGAGCCCACCGAGCGCGAGATCGTGGCCACTCGCGCGCGGGAGCTGCGGCGCACCCCGATCGTCACGGGCGACCGCGCCCGCGTGGTCGGGGACGTGAGCGGCACCGAGGGCACGCTCTCCCGCATCGTGGGCATCGAGGATCGCACCACCCTCCTCCGGCGCAGCGCCGACGACACCGACCAGGTGGAGCGCGTCGTGGTCGCCAACGCCGACCAGATGCTCGTCGTCGTGGCCGCGGCAGACCCGGAGCCGCGAGCACGCCTGGTCGACCGCTATCTGATCGCCGCGCTCGACGCCGGGATCCGCCCGCTTCTCGTGGTGACCAAGACCGATCTCGCCGACCCGGCGCCGTTCCTGTCGCACTTCGACGGCATCGACATCGAGGTCTTCACGAGCGCTCGCGGCGAGATGCCGGTCGAACGCATCGGCGCCGCGCTGATCGGACACTCCACCGTCTTCGTCGGACATTCCGGCGTCGGCAAGTCGACCCTCGTGAATGCGCTCGTGCCGGGCGCCGGGCGCGCGACCGGCCACGTCAACGAGGTCACCGGGCGCGGGCGCCACACCTCGAGCTCGACGGTGTCGCTGCGCTACCGAGGCGATGGGGGCTCCGGCTGGGTGATCGACACCCCGGGCGTGCGCTCCTTCGGGCTGGGTCACGTGGACCCCGCGAACATCCTGCGCGCCTTCACCGACCTGGCCACGATCGCCGAGGACTGCCCGCGCGGCTGCACCCACCTGCCCGACGCCCCGGACTGCGCGATCATCGCCGCGGTGGCAGAGGGCAGGCTGGGCCCGAGCGGTGCGGCGCGCTTGGACTCTCTGCAGCGCCTGCTGACCACGTTCGGGGGTCGCTGA